A genomic stretch from Chaetodon auriga isolate fChaAug3 chromosome 17, fChaAug3.hap1, whole genome shotgun sequence includes:
- the LOC143335011 gene encoding uncharacterized protein LOC143335011 isoform X2: MADDLYSSTFSASESDFSSSSSSSASATFLTLEQRAAFVFVLILFIFLGLLIVRCFRILLDPYRSMPSSTWTDYMEKDTFDYRIS, translated from the coding sequence ATGGCCGATGACCTCTACAGCAGCACCTTCTCTGCTTCTGAATCtgacttctcctcctcctcttcctcctcagcgtCCGCCACCTTCCTCACGCTCGAGCAGAGGGCggcctttgtctttgtcctcatcctcttcatcttcttggGCCTGCTGATTGTCCGCTGTTTCCGGATCCTTCTGGACCCTTACCGGAGCATGCCGTCCTCCACCTGGACGGACTACATGGAGAAGGACACCTTCGACTATCGGATTTCCTGA
- the LOC143335011 gene encoding uncharacterized protein LOC143335011 isoform X1, which translates to MENENNCDRQRDRETDRQTDRQRERQTDRQTERETDRETDRQTDRQTERETDRQTERQRERQRDRERDRETDRQTDRERDRETDRQTDRETDRQRDRERDRETERETERQTDRETDRQTDRQRDRETDRQTDRETDRQTDRQRDRQTERQRDRQTDRQTERETDRQTERQRERQRDRQTERQTDRQTERETDRQTDRETERDRETERQTDRQTDRQRERQRETDRQTERQTERQRDRQTERQTDRQTERQTDRETERQTDRQTERETDRQTERQRDRERDRETDRQRDRQTDRQRERQTDRQRDRETERDRETERQTDRQTDRETERETDRQTDRQTERQRDRQTDRQTERQRERQRDRQTDRETDRQRDRQTDRQTDRQRG; encoded by the coding sequence ATGGAGAATGAAAAtaactgtgacagacagagagacagagagacagacagacagacagacagacagagagagagacagacagacagacagacagagagagagacagacagagagacagacagacagacagacagacagacagagagagagacagacagacagacagagagacagagagagagacagagagacagagagagagacagagagacagacagacagacagacagagagagagacagagagacagacagacagacagacagagagacagacagacagagagacagagagagagacagagagacagagagagagacagagagacagacagacagagagacagacagacagacagacagacagagagacagagagacagacagacagacagacagagagacagacagacagacagacagacagagagacagacagacagagagacagagagacagacagacagacagacagacagagagagagacagacagacagacagagagacagagagagagacagagagacagacagacagagagacagacagacagacagacagagagagagacagacagacagacagacagagagacagagagagacagagagacagagagacagacagacagacagacagacagacagagagagagacagagagagacagacagacagacagagagacagacagagagacagagagacagacagacagagagacagacagacagacagacagagagacagacagacagagagacagagagacagacagacagacagacagagagagagacagacagacagacagagagacagagagacagagagagagacagagagacagacagacagagagacagacagacagacagacagagagagagacagacagacagacagagagacagagagacagagagagacagagagacagagagacagacagacagacagacagacagagagacagagagagagacagacagacagacagacagacagacagagagacagagagacagacagacagacagacagacagagagacagagagagagacagagagacagacagacagacagagagacagacagacagagagacagacagacagacagacagacagacagacagagaggctga